The sequence gctgaggaaaactgaacgtactcagacatttctctctttacttattctgatcatcactaaaccgacacacaatatttttagcgcaacgcaatctgactaacaatagcctatacctttcatgaatcacttacctcacaaaaatcttcattactcgaactactgcaatacagcgagcgccaatactgccagctaaataaaagattccaactactgaagtcactaactactgataggcatagttagcaaatgaaagattttgataaacaacaaacaatgtatttaccttaatagtgttcaaaagttatatatatatatatatatatatatatatatatatatatatatatatatatatatatatatatatatgtctctgatggacacacgtccagatcatccgctctcaaaactccgccgtctctctccccacatccacttctGCTGGcggctacgctacgcgctgttaacatccaactgcccaacactacaacagcaaatattgcaacaatgaagACCAGCCTCAGACAACACACAGCAcacgcagtgattttcatacagagcgctacgtggcgttaccaacataaaaacctaaacagcctacttacagtggttacacggcaataacgtcCATGTAATGGATtggcttgacctgaatcctatagaacacctttcggatgttttggaatgccggcttcgtgccaggcctcaccgaccgacacaaatacctctcctcagtgcagcacttcgtgaagaatgggctgccatttcgcaagaaaccttccagcacctgattgaacgtatgccttcgagagtggaaactgtcttcagggctaagggtgggccaacaccgtactgaattccagcattagcgatggagggagccacgaagtcgtaagtcattttgagccaggtgtccggatacttttgatcacatagtgtacattcagacacctcactgaaagtgtctgcAGCCGAGGTGACGCCttgataaaggcgaagggtggacacaccccacaaTAATGTCCAATCACAGGTGCCCAAATACTTTTGATGGGACACTGCAGATCAAGATATACAGTAGTTGGTGCTTCCGAGCTCGGCTGATACGTTCGCTATTTCTGTGTGTTTCCAGAAGATGGTGATACTGGCGACGCTGCTCTCTGTAGCGTCGGCACGCCCTGGAGTGGTCGAGGGCCACGGAGCGGGGGCGGAGTTCCTGGGGGACGCGCAGCTGctggacggcggcggcggcgggggcggttaCGGCCACGGCGGATACGGCGGCGGCGGATTCGGCGGCGGCGGGTTCGGGTTCGGTGACGCCGGCGGCGGCCACGGCCTCCAGGTAAGCTAGTCCCAGACTTAAATACACGCGCCGTGCCCATCCGATCACTGTCACTCTGGGGGTGGGAAAaatcgaccggttaaaaccgacactattattttagttctgaataaccggtatttttcggtaatgatttggcctcggttataacaagtgttcttattttttactaataagggGATTAAAAATCCTATTAAACATAggtttgtttattaataaataaatcttctgctaccagttacgatttttctttattttactcttcgcacgtttcgagaaataattcccattttcaagtgcgttttttgtgtgtattaagccgtttcttttgatgttgtcagtgtgtgcgAGTCAATtaccaaaagaaatggcttaatacacacaaaaaacgcacttgaaaatgggaattatttctcgaaacgcgtcgtgggaaaagtaaaataaagaaaaatcgtaactggtagcagaagatttatttttaataaacaaacctattgtttctacagttgcaggctttcaaaaaccgtttataatggatcaaatcataaAACCTGTTAATCATctcaaacttcctggtagattaaaacagtgtggcggaccgagtctcgaactcgggacctttgccttacgtgcgctactgctctaccatctgagttgcccaagcacgactcacgacaagcGCTCacggcttcagttctgccagtacctcgtctcctacctttctaggttcgcagaagagcttctgtgaagctgtgagggcgggctgtgagtcgtgcttgggtagcccagatggtagagcagttgcccgcgtaaggcaaaggtctcgagttcgagtctaggtccggcacagagtttcaatctgccaggaactttcatatcagcgcacactccgctgcagaaagaaaatctcattctggctattATTTACCTGCTTAATTTGGTATACTGATTCGAGACATCTTGAAACTTACAACGCAAAAGTCTGAGGTAGTGTTATAATTCCTCAGATATTGTTCGATAACAACGTGTATTACTGAAAATAAttgcaataaaaacagaaaaacggttatttTAAAACccggttattttgagtggttttaacagtGGCGTTATACTGGAGACGGAAAGAAACGGTAAAAGTGAAACCCGATTGTCTGGCAATAACCGTCATCCCTAGCTCGTGGGGCATTTTTTTCTAGATTTGaccttttaaaaaaatggaacactTTCCTGGATTAAAATTCTAACGTCTTCAAAATGTCTCAGGAAGTGAGGGTATGTCACACTGTTGATGATGGTCCATCCATCAGATAGGAACATCTCTCGTATTTTCTAGGCGAGTTTGAttaaagatgcacttctcagcgtTCTGTCGAGTTGTTGTGTCAATTTTGTGCATAATTTTGTGTTCATCAAGTGCATCGAGTTGTGCTGTCATATACACGCTCTACCTGGAGTCTGGCCATACTGTGAGCTACTCGGACTGCGGGTTATAGCTGACTGTGACTTCGACGGCCTTTGGTGCGGGAACACTAATAAACAGGAACGGACTTTTCACTTTAAACAAGGCTTGAGGCTGGCGCTCAGTTTATTGAGACCTCGCCGGCCATCACTTCCACCAGAAATGGGAAACGCTGCGAGAATATCAATGCCGACTATGAGAAATAACAGACCATCAAACGGTCTGGTGAGTGTCGTGAGTCAAACTCAGATGCAAAAGCAACAACAGTTCACAGTCTAGTTGGGATAAACAGACAGCAAGTACACGCAGTAACAAAACTTGGAGCACGCCAAGAAGACCAATAGCTTGGACTCCAAAATATAGCGCACAATATTGAAACAAGAGCTCGCCTGAACACCCAGAGTCACACCGTTAATTACGTTCAGTGGTtcgcttaggctgtttgagaagaATAAGCTCTCTACCAGTAGCaaggtttctcaaaaaaaaaaaaaaaaaaaaaaaaaaaaaaaaaaaaaaaaaaaaggttcaaatggctctgagcactatgggaatcaactgctgtggtcattagtcccctagaacttagaactacttaaacctaaccaaccaaaggacatcacacacatccatgcccgaggcaggattcgaacctgcgaccgtagcagtcgcacggttccggtctgcgagcctagaaccgcgagaccaccgcggccggccaagtttTCTCCTCCGCACAAGACCAACATGACACCACACTATATACACATCAAAGAGTCACTTACACTCAACTAATAACTATAAGACAGACTGTAAAAGACCATGTGGAAATAGGGCATTGTATCGAGGGGCAGAAAATCATTCCCTGTTATGCAGCTGTGCTTACCCCTCAAGGTCTCCCAGCCAGCAATGACACGACTCTTTTTCTTTAcgcaacatttttcttaatcaccCAGTATCTAGCAACTGCTCCTTTTACTCACTAGAAACTATGACATGCACACTATTGAATTTTATGTCAACTCTTTATGTAAATCCAGTATATTAGTAACATCCAAacaaagtacaccactggccattaaaatttctacaccacgaagatgacgtgacgcaggcgcgaaatttaaccgacaggaagaagatgctgtgatatgcaaatgattagcttttcagagcattcacacatggttggctccggtggcgacacctacaactagctgacatgaggaaagtttccaaccgatttgtcttacacaaacagcagttgagcgggattgcgtggtgaaacgttgttgtgacgcctcgtgtaaggaggagaaatgcgtaccaccacgtttccgactttcctatcgcgattgtggtttatcgtatcgagacattgctgctcgcattggtcgagatccaatcactgttagcggactatggaatcggtgggttcaggagggtaattcggaacgctgtgctggatcccaatggcctcgtatcactagcagtcgagatgacaggcatcttatccgcatggctgtaacggatcgtgcagccacgtctcgatctctgagtcaagagatgtagacgtttccaagacaacaaccacctgcacgaacagttcgacgacgtttgcagcagcacgaactatcagctcggagaccatggctgcggttatccttgacgctgcatcacagacaggagcgcctgcgatggtgtactcagcaacgaacctgggtgcacgagtggcaaaacgtcactttttcgtatgaatccaggttctgtttacagcatcatgacggtcgcatccgtatttggcggcattgcggtgaacgcacattggaagcatgtacacgtcatcgccatactggcgtatcacccggcatgatagtatggggtgccactgtttacatgtctcggtcacctctcgtttgcattgacggcactttgaacagtggatgctacatttcagatgtgttatgacccgtggctctgcccttcactcgatccctgcgaaaccctacatttcagtagaataatgcacaaccgcatgttgcaggtcttgtacgggcctttctggatacagaaaatgttcgactgctgccctggctagcacatactctagatctctcaacaattgggaacatctggtcaatggtggccgagcaactggctcgtcacaatacgccagtcactactcttgatgagcggtggtttcgtgttgaagctgcatgggcagctgtagctgtacatgccatccaagctctgttgggctcaaggcccaggtgtatcaaggccgttattacggccagaggtggttgttctaggtgctgatttctcaggatctatgcacccaaactgcgtgaaaatgtaatcacatgtcagtcctagtataatatatttgtccaatgaaaacccgtttattatcttgatttctccttggtgtagcaattttaatggtcagtagtgtatattcgggTGAAATGGGCTAGTCGGGGAGGACAGTCACTGAGTGTCGGCTCGCGATGTTCCAGCTGGTGGACCTACACGGGGGTGGTGGCCTGCACCACGGGGCAGCACTTCTGGCGCTAGGCGGCGGCGGGCACGGCTTCCCCCTGGGCCAGCCGGAGCTGGTGGAGTTGGGCCCCGTCGGGGAGCCGTCCGTCCAGATCATCGAGGCGGACGTGCCGCCGCCCAAGACCATCCGCGTCACCAAGACGGTCGCCGTGGGAGTCCCGGTGCCGTACCCGGTCCGCAACGACGTGCCCGTGCCGGTGCACGTCCCCAAGCCCGTCCCCGTACCCGTACCCGTGCACATCCCCGCGCCGCCTCCACTGCCCGCGGCCGTCATCTCTGCTCCTGCTGGAGACTACGGGTCTCAAGGTACGCCACACACTGGACTGCCTCCCGGTCCTTATTTGCGTTAGCCGTATCTAGTGTAAACCTGTGTCTGACGTGACAGCTGCTCTGTAGTAGCTGAGACAAGTGGCACGTTGAGGAGTCCCGGAGTCAGTTTTCGTTGTGTTCTAGCCAGAAAATCAATACGTGAATTTCATCTAACACGGAATCCCTTCAGTGCGAGATTGCCAAAAGTTAATAACGTTTATGGCGTTCGATGTCCCCCGTATTGTCtacccacaatattggctgctaatggcaacaggggtggggggggggggtgggggggtggaactAAAGTATccgatggtgagcacagcatgaggctacgaagTTTAGCTGAACTGTTTAGTCGACAAGCAATTCACAACAGTGCTATATAGTTCaactcttttatcttggcggctcgcgcatgcccgcccagacgcgggagattgctgcgttgccagttgcaaacgacgcacgcgccgaGAGAAGCACCGCCATAGTAtaatatagttcgcaaacttacgtttaggggggagcgcgcggtTTATGAAGTAAAACTGCCGCGGCCGCGTTAACCCTTGCGCTGctgcagagacgtgctccccgcattccgcgctgtgcgcgattttgtcatcactgcactgctcgcctgtgcacacacatggtgttccgactgctttgacacactttatcattcgatttcacaaaaactatttgcccaaaaatttgattttcacacatcttcttgactgttaCCTTCCCCccacaaatgacttaattttgtttcgatgttcaaagcAGCTATTGTGCAGCATTAACTGTAGTAAactattgcacgaaattttgaagagtttgcagaggtaaaagtcgatagcgtatactttccgtatggtcgattctagttgccacaatgttgagaatgaaatgtggccaAGGTACCTAACTTTCatttaaaatttactgtataacaatatctcatttaatttaagtaccagacaggtgtcgtatgtaatactgagaaatattccgtctttcgcgactgtaatagaaGTTTTATctataccagagtcatttcgcttttttctaaaaagttctgattaaaattggcgaagtacacaaaactgaattgtggacgtaataaaacatagaaagtaaaatatattatttaatgAGGCACAATGTGCAAACaattttgtgtttgtcacaacggacagcaaatacttgccaataCATAGAACattcgacgaaaacattgaatatgatgatgttgccaaagcagcgaaccAAAGAATTGCGTCCGACAATCAGGAatctctgctctaaataatacttttaatactgtcgcaaaagatTATATCtcgatatgaatagtaaaacagcgactgcggaagagaagatatacaaacaaaacagataacacgaatgttgtatgtgtgccttttcattgtttttagttGCTGTAAAAAGAAGTATTGGAGGGCAAAATTagaaaaccgaaaacttattatgattatagtgaagagacaaagcactagaaatttcaaaaaattacattcaaaagaataaaattcatgaagtaagacacttcgatattgtttttaaatacaggTAATATAAAGCACTGACTGAGATTTGAACTCAGATCCTCTCACTTAGCAACTAAACACCTTAACCAATACGCTAATGCATATCGTCATTCAATAGAGCTCCTGGAGGACTTTAACATGCCACGCAAAATACGGACAaacattgttggtatgactatgaattacgtttcgtcgaagtacaataggaaataaacaattaccgctgttctttattgcgaaaaagcggttcgtgagaatgatacaaacacctttccttgctatcgcctgaattaggggcTTATTGCTTCTTTGATTTAATTAATTGATAGAATGTGAagaaattggtataaagaatgctttttccaaactttctataaaaggaagtccgctatcaagacattgcttttgttcaattattttatttatgactgaacgtttctaaaactgaagacactcgtccgtgctctgcactgcagtcaagctctggcaatgtcgttctctgttcattggctgactgcgttTTGTGACATCCGATAAACTCGGCCTTcttcgtaaatgacgcgcactttagtaatgTTGGTACAAGTAGAGCAATGGCAATGATAAACAAAGGAAGTATTGCATTatgtctacaacaacagttgctagagctgacatttcatcagaaaggaacgcAAGGAATTTCGCACAGTGGGAAAGAAGTGGCAGACTAAAAATCAGCATTTCTGCCAGATGAGTCAGTGGACTGTGTGGTGTCATATATGCTCAACTGTGCAAACAGTGCACATGAGGAGTAAAATGATGGCAAGTGAAAGTGAGACTGAAACAGGTGTCAAGCTGTGTAGTTGATCATCGTTgtcagacagggagccacaaatcctgtTTTCAGTTAAATGCAGTAAAGGAGAATTGTTTTCCAAGGAGCATCTACTAAA is a genomic window of Schistocerca gregaria isolate iqSchGreg1 chromosome 9, iqSchGreg1.2, whole genome shotgun sequence containing:
- the LOC126292116 gene encoding keratin, type II cytoskeletal 1-like isoform X2, whose amino-acid sequence is MDRVLEMVILATLLSVASARPGVVEGHGAGAEFLGDAQLLDGGGGGGGYGHGGYGGGGFGGGGFGFGDAGGGHGLQLVDLHGGGGLHHGAALLALGGGGHGFPLGQPELVELGPVGEPSVQIIEADVPPPKTIRVTKTVAVGVPVPYPVRNDVPVPVHVPKPVPVPVPVHIPAPPPLPAAVISAPAGDYGSQGSYGPSGGGIAASASGLSAVNGGSYGASGGGYSAGGGDYSGGIGGGGGLDAAAALAAAGIGHNAGVGLAEAHPHDLGAAASGGNSEEISRSATAIVGEETIQRAIDAAEAIEQGNKVPDH
- the LOC126292116 gene encoding keratin, type II cytoskeletal 1-like isoform X1 is translated as MDRVLEKMVILATLLSVASARPGVVEGHGAGAEFLGDAQLLDGGGGGGGYGHGGYGGGGFGGGGFGFGDAGGGHGLQLVDLHGGGGLHHGAALLALGGGGHGFPLGQPELVELGPVGEPSVQIIEADVPPPKTIRVTKTVAVGVPVPYPVRNDVPVPVHVPKPVPVPVPVHIPAPPPLPAAVISAPAGDYGSQGSYGPSGGGIAASASGLSAVNGGSYGASGGGYSAGGGDYSGGIGGGGGLDAAAALAAAGIGHNAGVGLAEAHPHDLGAAASGGNSEEISRSATAIVGEETIQRAIDAAEAIEQGNKVPDH